tctcctcaccctgggaggggccgtacatcatcgcgAAGGTACTCCGCCCAGtcacctacaagttgaaaaccatcgagggcgaggtcttcaccaacgcctagaacatcgagcagctacgtcatttttacccttaaataaacacatacttctTCATTCTGTTCTTGTCTTTACaaaatccccaatctttagtgacacccgaccccagcaaactGCGAGGGATCGAACCTCTCTAGGGGGCTGATACAAATGATACAAGTACGTTTATTTTGCAAACATTTCTTGTGTTAAccatgcaaacattctctaagttccCCACTCTTCCCGTAACAAGtgctaagggctaggatttcgggACCAaattctgagtataactggtaggactgcgggaatcccacgccccagcggctacaacttccttgctcaccagcgtaatcagaacTAGTTCACCCGCACTCCTCGTTTTttgcaacttgagccatgggaagggtcgaaGGGCACCAAAATCTCTTCTACAAAAAAGAGAGGAAGCTGAAAAgttgtttgccgtaacaaaagataaaaatttgtttatttttgcacaaattcaccacttacaaagtgatttctttACAAAAGAGGACTATTCACTTAGGGGCTCCCCTaaaaacttattcaattacagccTCTACATAGCTTTGCTATGAatactactgcggccgccgcaccacgctctccatcggcaacgtccgggcatgtacacggcccagttcgtctactgcggccgcccCGCAACGCTCTCCATCGACGACATCCTACCGCTTCATGGGATCCTCAAAGACGCCATCATCTGCAACGCTGAGCACCACGCGCGGCGACACTGGTGTCCCTCCGCTGGGGCATCCAgcgactacgccatcgtcatcagccgcaaccccgacagcggCACCTCTGCCGgagcatccagggactacgccatcgtcattagCCACAACCCCGACAGCGGCGTCAGGGCAGGAAGCACCTCCCGCCAAAGGAAGGCCGCAATGA
Above is a genomic segment from Miscanthus floridulus cultivar M001 chromosome 3, ASM1932011v1, whole genome shotgun sequence containing:
- the LOC136543476 gene encoding uncharacterized protein; translation: MYTAQFVYCGRPATLSIDDILPLHGILKDAIICNAEHHARRHWCPSAGASSDYAIVISRNPDSGTSAGASRDYAIVISHNPDSGVRAGSTSRQRKAAMNDDQVDDARHSPVSLLLRQWRPLLSTSDPHHLIYVG